One genomic window of Actinoplanes lobatus includes the following:
- a CDS encoding NAD(P)/FAD-dependent oxidoreductase, protein MSSPSFWLDSLGPIERRPPLDGDSAADVAIAGGGYTGLWTAYYLAKAAPGTRIVVVDAEYCGFGASGRNGGWASGLFPVSEARLSRRFGPGAAAAMTRALEDTVDEVGRVTAAEGIDCDYAKGGVISLVRNPVQLRRARRDPGFVGAGEARAMCAAGDVLGGVYSEHCAALHPAKLVRGLAETVERLGVTVHEGTRAEQITTGQIKTDRGTLRAAHVVRALEGYTAGLTGHRRDLAPVYSLMIVTEPLPAEFWQRVGLARRETFTDERRLVIYGQRTADDRLAFGGRGAPYHFGSRVRPEYDLVPEVFEALRATLTDLFGIDPPIAYRWGGPLGIPRDWMPSVGLRDGIGWAGGYVGDGVAAANLAGRTLADLILGRDSDLTALPWVNHRSRRWEPEPARWLGINAGLRATALLDALDRRRAA, encoded by the coding sequence ATGAGCAGCCCCTCCTTCTGGCTCGACTCCCTGGGCCCGATCGAGAGACGCCCGCCGCTGGACGGCGACTCCGCCGCCGACGTGGCCATCGCCGGCGGCGGGTACACCGGCCTCTGGACCGCGTACTACCTGGCCAAGGCCGCCCCGGGGACGAGGATCGTCGTCGTCGACGCGGAGTACTGCGGCTTCGGCGCGTCCGGCCGCAACGGCGGCTGGGCGTCCGGCCTGTTCCCGGTCTCCGAGGCGAGGCTGTCCCGCCGCTTCGGGCCGGGCGCGGCCGCCGCGATGACCCGGGCGCTCGAGGACACCGTCGACGAGGTCGGGCGGGTCACCGCGGCCGAGGGCATCGACTGCGACTACGCCAAGGGCGGCGTCATCTCGCTGGTCCGCAACCCGGTCCAGCTGCGGCGGGCCCGGCGGGACCCGGGCTTCGTCGGCGCCGGCGAGGCCCGCGCCATGTGCGCCGCCGGGGACGTGCTCGGCGGCGTCTACAGCGAACACTGCGCCGCCCTGCACCCGGCCAAGCTGGTCCGCGGCCTCGCCGAGACGGTCGAGCGGCTCGGCGTCACCGTCCACGAGGGCACCCGCGCCGAGCAGATCACCACCGGGCAGATCAAGACCGATCGGGGTACGCTGCGCGCCGCGCACGTGGTGCGGGCGCTGGAGGGCTACACCGCCGGGCTCACCGGTCACCGCCGTGACCTGGCCCCGGTCTACTCGCTGATGATCGTCACCGAGCCGCTGCCCGCCGAGTTCTGGCAGCGGGTCGGCCTGGCCCGCCGGGAGACGTTCACGGACGAGCGGCGGCTGGTCATCTACGGTCAGCGGACCGCCGACGACCGGCTGGCGTTCGGTGGGCGCGGGGCGCCGTACCACTTCGGGTCCCGGGTCCGGCCGGAGTACGACCTGGTGCCGGAAGTGTTCGAGGCGCTGCGGGCGACGCTCACCGACCTGTTCGGGATCGACCCGCCGATCGCGTACCGGTGGGGTGGGCCGCTCGGCATCCCGCGCGACTGGATGCCGTCGGTCGGCCTGCGGGACGGGATCGGCTGGGCCGGGGGCTACGTGGGCGACGGCGTCGCGGCCGCGAACCTCGCCGGTCGTACCCTCGCTGATCTGATCCTCGGCCGCGACAGTGACCTGACCGCCCTGCCGTGGGTGAATCACCGCTCGCGCCGCTGGGAGCCGGAACCGGCCCGCTGGCTCGGCATCAACGCGGGCCTGCGGGCCACCGCCCTGCTCGACGCCCTGGATCGCCGCCGGGCGGCCTGA
- a CDS encoding Lrp/AsnC family transcriptional regulator produces MTDVTLDDTNKLIIEHLQRDGRMSYATLAKTIGLSEAAVRQRVQRLLDNGLMQIVAVTDPLTLGFARQAMVGLRVNGDLRAIADRIAEIPEVDYVVICAGRYDLLVELVCTDDEHLLDILNEKVRAIEGVSETDTFMYLRLAKQTYAWGTR; encoded by the coding sequence GTGACGGACGTGACCCTGGACGACACCAACAAACTGATCATCGAGCACCTGCAGCGCGACGGGCGGATGTCGTACGCGACGCTGGCCAAGACGATCGGGCTCTCCGAGGCGGCGGTACGCCAGCGCGTACAGCGGCTGCTGGACAACGGGCTCATGCAGATCGTCGCTGTCACCGACCCCCTCACGCTGGGTTTCGCCCGGCAGGCCATGGTCGGCCTGCGGGTCAACGGTGACCTGCGCGCCATCGCGGACCGGATCGCCGAGATCCCCGAGGTGGACTACGTGGTGATCTGCGCCGGCCGCTACGACCTGCTGGTCGAGCTGGTCTGCACCGATGACGAGCACCTGCTCGACATCCTCAACGAGAAGGTCCGGGCCATCGAGGGCGTCAGCGAGACCGACACCTTCATGTACCTGCGCCTCGCGAAACAGACCTACGCCTGGGGGACACGGTAA
- the gabT gene encoding 4-aminobutyrate--2-oxoglutarate transaminase produces MTSSEDLHKRRLAAVAKGVGSVVNAYVDHAKNGTITDVDGREWIDFASGIAVTNVGNAAPRVVEAVRAQVERFTHTCFMVAPYESYVAVCEQLIALTPGSFEKRAALFNSGAEAVENAVKIARHATGRPAVVVFDHAYHGRTNLTMALTAKNMPYKHRFGPFAPEVYRAPMSYPLRDGGLSGAEAARRAIDVIEKQVGGPNVAAVLIEPIQGEGGFVVPAPGFLPAIAAWAKANGAVFVADEIQTGFARTGQWFASEHEGLEPDLITTAKGMGGGLPIAGVVGRAELMDAVHAGGLGGTYGGNPIACAAALAAIETMRELDLCAAARRIESIIEPALQEMRDPGVAEVRGRGAMLAIELVLPGGIEPDPTRTARVSKACHDAGLLTLTCGTYGNVLRFLPPLVISDEDLGRGLGILRAALRS; encoded by the coding sequence GTGACGTCCTCCGAAGACCTGCACAAGCGGCGGCTCGCGGCCGTCGCCAAGGGCGTCGGCTCGGTGGTGAACGCCTACGTCGACCACGCGAAGAACGGCACGATCACCGACGTCGACGGCCGGGAGTGGATCGACTTCGCCTCCGGCATCGCCGTGACCAACGTGGGCAACGCCGCGCCGAGGGTGGTCGAGGCGGTCCGCGCGCAGGTGGAGCGGTTCACCCACACCTGCTTCATGGTCGCCCCCTACGAGTCGTACGTGGCGGTCTGCGAGCAGCTGATCGCCCTGACGCCGGGCTCGTTCGAGAAGCGGGCCGCGCTGTTCAACTCCGGCGCCGAGGCGGTGGAGAACGCCGTGAAGATCGCCCGGCACGCGACCGGGCGGCCGGCCGTCGTGGTGTTCGACCACGCGTACCACGGCCGGACCAACCTGACGATGGCGCTGACCGCGAAGAACATGCCGTACAAGCACCGGTTCGGCCCGTTCGCCCCGGAGGTGTACCGGGCGCCGATGTCGTACCCGCTGCGCGACGGCGGCCTGTCCGGCGCCGAGGCGGCCCGCCGGGCCATCGACGTGATCGAGAAACAGGTCGGCGGGCCGAACGTGGCGGCCGTGCTGATCGAGCCGATCCAGGGCGAGGGCGGTTTCGTGGTGCCGGCGCCGGGCTTCCTGCCGGCGATCGCGGCGTGGGCGAAGGCGAACGGGGCGGTGTTCGTCGCCGACGAGATCCAGACCGGCTTCGCGCGTACCGGTCAGTGGTTCGCCTCCGAGCACGAGGGCCTGGAGCCGGATCTGATCACCACGGCCAAGGGCATGGGCGGCGGGCTGCCGATCGCCGGTGTGGTGGGCCGGGCCGAGCTGATGGACGCGGTGCACGCGGGCGGGCTCGGCGGGACGTACGGCGGCAACCCGATCGCCTGCGCGGCCGCGCTCGCCGCCATCGAGACGATGCGCGAGCTGGATCTGTGCGCCGCGGCCCGGCGGATCGAGTCCATCATCGAGCCGGCTCTCCAGGAGATGAGGGATCCCGGTGTCGCCGAGGTCCGCGGCCGGGGCGCGATGCTGGCGATCGAGCTGGTGCTGCCCGGCGGCATCGAGCCGGACCCCACCCGGACCGCGCGCGTGTCGAAGGCCTGCCACGACGCCGGCCTGCTCACACTCACCTGCGGGACCTACGGCAACGTGCTGCGTTTCCTGCCGCCGCTGGTCATCTCCGACGAGGACCTCGGGCGCGGCCTCGGCATCCTCCGCGCCGCGTTGCGATCCTGA
- a CDS encoding gamma-aminobutyraldehyde dehydrogenase, with the protein MTAKTVLHNLIGGEAVAPAEGRYADLVDPSTGEVFASAPVSGDADVDRAMRAAATAFETWRDTTPGERQRALLKFADAIEARADELVAAESKNTGKPLGLTASEELPPAIDHLRFFAGAARVLEGRSAGQYMNGFESYVRREPIGVCAQVTPWNYPLLMAMWKIAPALAAGNAVVLKPSDTTPVTSVMLAEIAAEFLPAGLFNVVLGDRDTGRALVTHRTPQMVSITGSVRAGMEVAGSAAADLKRTHLELGGKAPVVVFDDADVEAAAASIAEAGYFNAGQDCTAATRVLVGAGVHDDFVAALAAQARGIKTGAPDQEDVLYGPVNNANQLARVAGFIERLPEHAVLQAGGARVGDRGFFYSPTVVSGLRQDDEIIQNEVFGPVITVQRFTDEEEAVRHANGVDYALASSVWTKDHGTAMRMTQRLDFGCVWVNCHIPLVAEMPHGGFKHSGHGKDLSVYGFEDYTRIKHVMHNVGA; encoded by the coding sequence ATGACGGCGAAGACGGTGCTGCACAACCTCATCGGTGGCGAGGCCGTCGCGCCTGCCGAGGGGCGGTACGCGGATCTCGTCGACCCGTCCACCGGAGAGGTCTTCGCCTCGGCGCCGGTCTCCGGCGACGCCGACGTCGACCGGGCCATGCGGGCCGCCGCCACCGCCTTCGAGACGTGGCGTGACACCACCCCGGGCGAGCGGCAGCGCGCCCTGCTCAAGTTCGCCGACGCCATCGAGGCCCGCGCCGACGAGCTGGTCGCCGCCGAGTCGAAGAACACCGGCAAGCCGCTCGGCCTGACCGCCAGCGAGGAGCTGCCGCCGGCCATCGACCACCTGCGGTTCTTCGCGGGCGCCGCCCGGGTGCTGGAGGGCCGCTCCGCGGGGCAGTACATGAACGGCTTCGAGAGCTACGTGCGGCGCGAGCCGATCGGTGTCTGCGCCCAGGTCACCCCGTGGAACTACCCGCTGCTCATGGCGATGTGGAAGATCGCCCCGGCGCTGGCCGCGGGCAACGCCGTGGTGCTCAAGCCGTCCGACACCACCCCGGTCACCAGCGTCATGCTGGCCGAGATCGCCGCCGAGTTCCTGCCGGCCGGCCTGTTCAACGTGGTCCTCGGCGACCGCGACACCGGCCGCGCCCTGGTCACCCACCGGACCCCGCAGATGGTGTCGATCACCGGTTCGGTGCGGGCCGGCATGGAGGTGGCCGGCAGCGCCGCCGCCGACCTCAAGCGCACCCACCTCGAACTGGGCGGCAAGGCCCCGGTCGTGGTCTTCGACGACGCCGACGTCGAGGCGGCCGCCGCGTCGATCGCCGAGGCGGGCTACTTCAACGCCGGGCAGGACTGCACCGCCGCCACCCGGGTGCTGGTCGGCGCCGGCGTCCACGACGACTTCGTGGCGGCGCTGGCCGCGCAGGCCCGCGGGATCAAGACCGGCGCCCCGGACCAGGAGGACGTGCTCTACGGCCCGGTCAACAACGCGAACCAGCTGGCCCGGGTCGCCGGCTTCATCGAACGGCTCCCGGAGCACGCGGTGCTCCAGGCCGGCGGCGCCCGGGTCGGTGACCGCGGCTTCTTCTACTCCCCCACCGTCGTCTCCGGGCTGCGGCAGGACGACGAGATCATCCAGAACGAGGTGTTCGGCCCGGTCATCACGGTGCAGCGGTTCACCGACGAGGAGGAGGCGGTCCGCCACGCCAACGGCGTGGACTACGCGCTGGCCTCCAGCGTGTGGACGAAGGACCACGGCACCGCCATGCGGATGACCCAGCGGCTCGACTTCGGCTGCGTCTGGGTCAACTGCCACATCCCGCTGGTCGCCGAGATGCCGCACGGCGGTTTCAAGCACTCCGGCCACGGCAAGGACCTGTCGGTGTACGGGTTCGAGGACTACACCCGCATCAAGCACGTCATGCACAACGTGGGAGCCTGA
- a CDS encoding PP2C family protein-serine/threonine phosphatase, whose translation MSPRINDDERLRRLEAVTDATLSRLETSDLLDELLDRVRDLLDVDTAAILLLDPHARQLVATAAKGLEEEVRAGFREAVGRGFAGRVAETRRPVRITDVTPDEVANPFLLERGVRSLLGVPILAGEDLLGVLHIGSLTRREFGDDDVKLLELVADRAAVAGRIRSAKLDRAAALALQRSLLPTRLPQVPGVELAARYVPGHATGIGGDWYDVFPLPSGWLGVVIGDVSGHGLASAVVMGRIRSALRAYALICDDPAEALTLLDRKVVHFEAGSMTTALYTMVSPGRDHAVISTAGHLRPVLAVPGRPPVLADVPVDPPLGVAHPGRPRRSTAVPMPPGSLLLCYTDGLVERRVQVIDEGLDRLLRIVRADTAEEVCATVMADTIADPPTDDVAVLAVRRRD comes from the coding sequence GTGTCCCCACGCATCAACGACGACGAGCGGCTCCGCCGTCTCGAAGCGGTCACCGATGCGACGCTGTCCCGTCTGGAGACCTCCGACCTGCTCGACGAGCTGCTGGACCGGGTGCGCGATCTGCTGGACGTGGACACCGCCGCCATCCTGCTGCTGGACCCGCACGCCCGGCAGCTCGTCGCGACCGCGGCCAAGGGTCTGGAGGAGGAGGTGCGGGCCGGTTTCCGGGAGGCCGTGGGCCGCGGTTTCGCCGGCCGGGTGGCCGAGACCCGCCGCCCGGTCCGGATCACCGACGTCACCCCGGACGAGGTGGCCAACCCGTTCCTGCTGGAGAGGGGCGTCCGGTCGCTGCTGGGCGTGCCGATCCTGGCCGGGGAGGACCTGCTCGGCGTGCTGCACATCGGCTCGCTGACCCGGCGCGAGTTCGGCGACGACGACGTCAAGCTGCTGGAGCTGGTCGCCGACCGGGCGGCCGTGGCCGGGCGGATCCGGTCGGCCAAACTGGACCGCGCGGCCGCCCTGGCCCTCCAGCGCAGCCTGCTGCCGACCCGGCTGCCGCAGGTGCCCGGCGTCGAGCTCGCCGCGCGGTACGTCCCGGGTCACGCCACCGGCATCGGCGGCGACTGGTACGACGTCTTCCCCCTGCCGTCCGGCTGGCTGGGCGTGGTGATCGGCGACGTCTCCGGCCACGGGCTGGCGTCGGCCGTGGTGATGGGGCGGATCCGCAGCGCGCTCCGGGCGTACGCGCTGATCTGCGACGACCCGGCGGAGGCGCTCACCCTGCTGGACCGCAAGGTCGTGCATTTCGAGGCGGGCAGCATGACCACCGCCCTCTACACGATGGTCAGTCCCGGCCGGGACCACGCGGTGATCTCCACGGCCGGGCACCTGCGCCCGGTCCTGGCCGTGCCGGGCCGCCCGCCGGTGCTGGCCGATGTGCCGGTCGACCCGCCGCTCGGGGTGGCCCACCCGGGCCGGCCGCGGCGCAGCACCGCGGTGCCGATGCCACCCGGGTCGCTGCTGCTCTGCTACACCGACGGCCTCGTGGAGCGGCGCGTCCAGGTGATCGACGAAGGGCTGGACCGGTTGCTGCGCATCGTCCGGGCCGACACGGCGGAGGAGGTCTGCGCTACCGTCATGGCGGACACGATCGCCGATCCGCCGACCGACGACGTCGCGGTTCTCGCCGTTCGCCGCCGCGACTGA
- a CDS encoding beta-xylosidase/alpha-l-arabinosidase, which translates to MSTDQAPPPAWRDPGLPVSERVGALLAEMTLEEKVAQLGSRWLGKDKGATGAAGPEPENGHDVAPMESEFGAGAALEDASRHGLGHLTRVYGSYPVSATEGAAELVRQQRIVMESSRLGIPAIVHEECLTGFTMHGASVYPAAINWGATFDPELVERMAAAIGRDMAALGVHQGLSPVLDVVRDYRWGRVEESIGEDPYLVAMVGSAYVRGLQSAGVIATLKHFAGYSASRGARNHGPVPMGRRELLDVILPPFETAIRAGGAGSVMNSYADVDGVPAGADPWLLTELLRDEWGFTGTVVSDYWSIPFLAGMHRVAAGSGEAGALALAAGIDVELPDTIGYGDELVARVRRGEVPEELVDRAARRLLTQKAELGLLDDGWTPEASVAAAGTVTLDSAENRRLARELAERSIVLLDPGTVLPLTGPDRTGPGRIAVIGPCADDASTFLGCYAFPNHVLPRYPGVEAGIAMPSAAESVRAEFPDAEIAYAKGCAVDGDDRSGFAGAVAAAAAADVCLAFVGDLAGLFGRGTSGEGCDAADLRLPGVQGELLDAVLATGTPVVVVVVSGRPYALGDLDGRAAALVQAFMPGEEGGPAIAGVLSGRVQPSGRLPVQIPRTPGGQPGTYLQPRLGAEHTGVSNLDPTPMFPFGHGRSYTSFTVGDLRISESRVPTDAGFTVTVRVRNTGDRDGAEVVQLYLADPVAQVTRPVRQLAGFQRVELAAGAAADVTFAVHTDRTAFTGRDMRRLVEPGELRILVGTSAGDLPCEGSVELTGPVRPAGADRRLVTGVEVRPADS; encoded by the coding sequence TTGAGCACAGACCAAGCGCCGCCGCCCGCGTGGCGCGACCCGGGGCTTCCGGTGTCCGAGCGGGTCGGCGCGCTACTCGCCGAGATGACGCTCGAGGAGAAGGTCGCGCAGCTCGGCAGCCGCTGGCTCGGCAAGGACAAGGGGGCGACCGGCGCGGCCGGCCCCGAGCCGGAGAACGGGCACGACGTCGCGCCGATGGAGAGCGAGTTCGGCGCGGGCGCCGCCCTGGAGGACGCCAGCCGGCACGGGCTCGGCCACCTCACCCGGGTCTACGGCAGCTACCCGGTGTCGGCCACCGAGGGCGCCGCCGAGCTCGTCCGCCAGCAGCGGATCGTGATGGAGTCGTCCCGCCTGGGGATCCCCGCGATCGTCCATGAGGAGTGCCTCACCGGTTTCACCATGCACGGTGCCAGTGTGTACCCGGCGGCCATCAACTGGGGAGCCACCTTCGATCCGGAACTGGTCGAACGAATGGCCGCGGCGATCGGGCGGGACATGGCGGCGCTCGGCGTGCACCAGGGGCTGTCCCCGGTCCTCGACGTGGTCCGCGACTACCGCTGGGGCCGGGTCGAGGAGTCCATCGGCGAGGACCCGTACCTGGTGGCCATGGTCGGCTCGGCGTACGTGCGGGGCCTCCAGAGCGCCGGGGTGATCGCCACACTGAAGCACTTCGCCGGCTACTCCGCCTCGCGCGGCGCCCGCAACCACGGCCCGGTGCCGATGGGCCGCCGGGAGCTGCTGGACGTGATCCTGCCGCCGTTCGAGACGGCCATCCGGGCCGGCGGCGCCGGTTCGGTGATGAACTCGTACGCCGACGTCGACGGCGTCCCGGCCGGCGCCGACCCGTGGCTGCTCACCGAGCTGCTGCGCGACGAGTGGGGCTTCACCGGCACGGTCGTCTCCGACTACTGGTCGATCCCGTTCCTGGCCGGCATGCACAGGGTCGCCGCCGGGTCGGGAGAGGCCGGCGCCCTGGCCCTGGCCGCCGGCATCGACGTGGAGCTGCCGGACACCATCGGCTACGGCGACGAGCTGGTCGCCCGGGTCCGCCGGGGCGAGGTGCCCGAGGAGCTGGTGGACCGCGCGGCCCGCCGCCTCTTGACCCAGAAGGCGGAGCTCGGCCTGCTCGACGACGGCTGGACGCCGGAGGCCTCGGTGGCCGCCGCCGGCACCGTGACGCTGGACTCCGCCGAGAACCGGCGGCTCGCCCGAGAGCTGGCGGAACGCTCGATCGTGCTGCTCGACCCGGGCACCGTGCTGCCGCTGACCGGCCCGGACCGCACCGGGCCCGGCCGGATCGCGGTGATCGGGCCGTGCGCCGACGACGCGAGCACCTTCCTCGGCTGCTACGCCTTCCCCAACCACGTGCTCCCCCGCTACCCCGGGGTCGAGGCCGGCATCGCGATGCCCAGCGCGGCCGAGTCGGTCCGGGCCGAGTTCCCGGACGCCGAGATCGCGTACGCGAAGGGCTGCGCCGTGGACGGCGACGACCGCTCCGGTTTCGCCGGGGCGGTGGCCGCGGCCGCGGCCGCCGACGTGTGCCTGGCGTTCGTCGGCGACCTGGCCGGGCTGTTCGGCCGGGGCACCTCCGGCGAGGGCTGCGACGCCGCCGACCTGCGGCTGCCCGGCGTGCAGGGCGAGCTGCTGGACGCGGTGCTGGCGACCGGCACCCCGGTCGTGGTCGTGGTGGTCTCCGGCAGGCCGTACGCGCTGGGCGACCTGGACGGCCGCGCCGCCGCCCTGGTGCAGGCGTTCATGCCCGGCGAGGAGGGCGGCCCCGCGATCGCCGGGGTGCTGTCCGGCCGGGTCCAGCCCAGCGGCCGGCTGCCGGTGCAGATCCCGCGCACCCCGGGCGGCCAGCCGGGCACCTACCTGCAACCGCGTCTCGGGGCCGAGCACACCGGCGTGAGCAACCTGGATCCCACCCCGATGTTCCCGTTCGGGCACGGCCGGTCGTACACCTCGTTCACCGTGGGCGATCTGCGGATCTCCGAGTCCCGGGTGCCGACCGACGCCGGGTTCACGGTGACCGTCCGGGTCCGCAACACCGGCGACCGCGACGGCGCCGAGGTGGTGCAGCTCTACCTCGCCGACCCGGTCGCCCAGGTGACCCGCCCGGTCCGCCAGCTGGCCGGCTTCCAGCGGGTGGAACTGGCCGCGGGCGCGGCCGCCGACGTCACGTTCGCGGTCCACACCGACCGTACGGCCTTCACCGGCCGCGACATGCGGCGCCTCGTGGAGCCCGGCGAACTGCGGATCCTCGTCGGCACGTCGGCCGGCGACCTGCCGTGCGAGGGCTCCGTCGAGCTGACCGGTCCGGTCCGCCCGGCCGGGGCGGACCGCCGCCTGGTGACCGGGGTGGAGGTGCGGCCCGCCGATTCATGA
- a CDS encoding extracellular solute-binding protein — protein sequence MTLSAGAAAGAALAACGNDGPGGSESGGGGSASYWSLSGEPGEPYRQASIDRFNKANPDSKITPTFFQNDAYKAKIKTALGANQAPTLIWGWGGGGLKSYVEAGQVEDLTSLFGDATLKGKLLPGSFGAATVDGKIYAMPVETVQPIVLYYNKKIFDQVGVSAPQTYGDILDLVPKFNAKGIAPFSLAGQSRWTNMMWLEFMLDRNAGSEVFDNVFAGKAGSWSDPAVLDMLTKVQDLVKMNAFQKGFASTAADTNADQALLYTGKAAMMVHGSWSYGIQKAQGGKFVPDGGLGWMNFPPIDGGKGDPSNTVGNPGQYLSISSKATAADKETAKKFFSTTLVDDEEKAGWVKSGGVPVLANSDSLYTGDDAQFQKDMSAIAAGAKTFAQSWDQALSPTAAEVLLDNIAKLFQLQVTPQQWVDNMNGVIGK from the coding sequence TTGACCCTCTCTGCCGGAGCCGCCGCGGGTGCCGCGCTGGCCGCCTGTGGCAACGACGGCCCGGGTGGTAGCGAATCCGGTGGCGGCGGCTCGGCCAGCTACTGGTCGCTGAGCGGTGAGCCGGGCGAGCCCTACCGCCAGGCCTCCATCGACCGGTTCAACAAGGCGAACCCGGACTCCAAGATCACCCCGACGTTCTTCCAGAACGACGCGTACAAGGCGAAGATCAAGACCGCGCTGGGCGCCAACCAGGCCCCGACGCTGATCTGGGGCTGGGGCGGCGGTGGCCTGAAGAGCTACGTCGAGGCGGGCCAGGTCGAGGACCTGACCTCGCTCTTCGGTGACGCCACCCTCAAGGGCAAGCTGCTGCCCGGCTCGTTCGGCGCGGCCACGGTCGACGGCAAGATCTACGCGATGCCGGTCGAGACGGTCCAGCCGATCGTCCTCTACTACAACAAGAAGATCTTCGACCAGGTCGGCGTCAGCGCCCCGCAGACCTACGGCGACATCCTCGACCTGGTCCCGAAGTTCAACGCCAAGGGCATCGCGCCGTTCTCGCTCGCCGGCCAGTCCCGCTGGACCAACATGATGTGGCTCGAGTTCATGCTCGACCGCAACGCCGGCTCCGAGGTGTTCGACAACGTCTTCGCCGGCAAGGCGGGCTCCTGGTCGGACCCGGCCGTGCTGGACATGCTGACCAAGGTCCAGGACCTGGTGAAGATGAACGCCTTCCAGAAGGGCTTCGCCTCGACCGCCGCCGACACCAACGCCGACCAGGCCCTGCTCTACACCGGCAAGGCCGCGATGATGGTGCACGGCTCCTGGTCGTACGGTATCCAGAAGGCCCAGGGCGGCAAGTTCGTCCCGGACGGCGGCCTCGGCTGGATGAACTTCCCGCCGATCGACGGCGGCAAGGGCGACCCGTCCAACACGGTCGGCAACCCCGGCCAGTACCTGTCGATCTCCTCGAAGGCAACCGCCGCCGACAAGGAGACCGCGAAGAAGTTCTTCTCCACCACGCTCGTCGACGACGAGGAGAAGGCCGGCTGGGTCAAGTCCGGTGGCGTTCCGGTGCTGGCGAACAGCGACAGCCTCTACACCGGTGACGACGCGCAGTTCCAGAAGGACATGTCGGCGATCGCGGCCGGCGCCAAGACGTTCGCGCAGTCGTGGGACCAGGCGCTCAGCCCGACCGCGGCCGAGGTGCTGCTGGACAACATCGCCAAGCTGTTCCAGCTCCAGGTCACCCCGCAGCAGTGGGTCGACAACATGAACGGGGTCATCGGCAAATGA
- a CDS encoding carbohydrate ABC transporter permease — protein sequence MTTLAPPAVRGQEPTRSRGGRSGSVLVWMVLPAFVMFVFFGIVPLLGVVLLSFATWNGITPTIQLTGLTSWKAALTNPGLVNALWVTFLIMALSWLVQTPLSILLGTFMARQSRYRGFLAVFYFIPLLLSSAAIAITYKSLLDPNFGLGAGLGIEALNQDWLGQANLAIATLIFVVSWQFIPFHSLIYQGAVRQIPQSMYEAAQIDGAGRVRQFLNITLPQLKYTIITSSTLMVVGSLTFFDLIWVLTAGGPGDATRALAVQMYQLGFQASLMGPASAIAVILVLVGIGLSLLLRRLGGRADESQMEGV from the coding sequence ATGACGACGCTCGCTCCGCCCGCCGTGCGCGGTCAGGAGCCCACCAGATCACGTGGCGGGCGGAGCGGCTCCGTCCTGGTATGGATGGTCCTGCCCGCGTTCGTCATGTTCGTCTTCTTCGGCATCGTCCCGCTGCTCGGCGTGGTGCTGCTCAGCTTCGCGACGTGGAACGGCATCACGCCGACCATCCAGCTGACCGGCCTGACCAGCTGGAAAGCGGCCCTGACCAATCCCGGGCTGGTGAACGCGCTGTGGGTCACCTTCCTGATCATGGCGCTGTCCTGGCTGGTGCAGACCCCGCTGTCGATCCTGCTCGGCACGTTCATGGCCCGGCAGAGCCGCTACCGGGGCTTCCTGGCGGTCTTCTACTTCATCCCGCTGTTGCTCAGCTCGGCGGCCATCGCGATCACCTACAAGTCGCTGCTGGACCCGAACTTCGGGCTCGGCGCCGGCCTCGGGATCGAGGCGCTCAACCAGGACTGGCTGGGCCAGGCGAACCTCGCCATCGCCACGCTGATCTTCGTGGTGTCCTGGCAGTTCATCCCGTTCCACTCGCTGATCTACCAGGGCGCCGTCCGGCAGATCCCGCAGTCGATGTACGAGGCGGCGCAGATCGACGGCGCCGGCCGGGTCCGGCAGTTCCTCAACATCACGCTGCCGCAGCTCAAGTACACGATCATCACGTCGTCGACGCTGATGGTGGTGGGTTCGCTGACCTTCTTCGACCTGATCTGGGTGCTGACCGCCGGCGGTCCCGGCGACGCCACCCGGGCCCTGGCCGTGCAGATGTACCAACTCGGCTTCCAGGCCAGCCTGATGGGCCCGGCCAGCGCGATCGCCGTGATCCTGGTCCTCGTCGGCATCGGCCTGTCGCTGCTGCTGCGGCGGCTCGGCGGGCGGGCCGACGAGAGTCAGATGGAAGGAGTCTGA